A genomic stretch from Desulfosoma sp. includes:
- the clpB gene encoding ATP-dependent chaperone ClpB has product MDLNKFTIKSQEALQSAQAKAVKYGHVEVDGEHLLAALLEQPEGLVSRLLKRMDIPLSAVQEDLVQALEKKPRVSGPGAEPGKVYITQRLNKLLVKAEEEARHLKDEYVSVEHLLLAFVEEGPSTPAGRILQKHGVTRDAVLKALTTVRGHQRVTSAAPESTYEALQKYGRDLVQEARSGKLDPVIGRDSEIRRVIRILSRKTKNNPVLIGEPGVGKTAIVEGLAHRIVRGDVPEGLKDKTIYALDLGALVAGAKYRGEFEERLKAVLQEIKESEGRILLFIDELHNIVGAGKAEGAMDAGNMLKPMLARGELHCIGATTLDEYRKYIEKDAALERRFQPVLVDQPSVEDTISILRGLKERFEVHHGVKIQDSALVAAAVLSNRYISDRFLPDKAIDLVDEACAMIRTEIDSMPAELDEVTRRVMQLEIEEAALKKERDKASQERLENLRKELSELREKANAMRAQWEAEKEAIKRVQALREEIEKVRHQIEIAERQYDLNRAAELKHGRLPELERQLRAEEERLSAQQGGNRLLREEVTEEEIAEIVSRWTGIPVTRLVEGEREKLLKLDEILHRRVVGQDEAVQLVADAVLRARSGIKDPRRPIGSFIFLGPTGVGKTELAKTLAEALFDSEDNLVRIDMSEYMEKHTVSRLIGAPPGYVGYEEGGQLTEAVRRKPYSVILFDEIEKAHHDVFNVLLQILDDGRLTDAQGRTVDFKNTVIIMTSNIGSQYLLDGVTEYGEIREHAREKVMADLRRHFRPEFLNRVDDIVLFKPLTLEEVKKIVSLLTRDLERRLKDRRIRLEMSEEAREWLARTGYDPVYGARPLKRLLQRELETRIGRALIAGDILEGATIHVGVKDGRLAVSHVNPMNADAA; this is encoded by the coding sequence ATGGATCTCAATAAATTCACCATAAAGTCACAGGAAGCTTTGCAATCCGCTCAGGCTAAGGCTGTCAAGTACGGCCATGTGGAAGTGGATGGAGAACACCTTCTGGCGGCCCTCCTGGAACAGCCTGAAGGATTGGTTTCTCGACTTCTGAAAAGGATGGACATTCCGCTGTCTGCGGTCCAGGAAGATTTGGTTCAGGCTTTGGAAAAGAAACCGCGTGTGAGCGGTCCCGGGGCGGAACCCGGCAAGGTTTACATTACACAGCGATTGAACAAACTCTTGGTCAAGGCGGAAGAAGAGGCTCGGCACCTCAAGGATGAATATGTTTCCGTCGAGCACCTGCTACTGGCTTTTGTGGAAGAAGGTCCCTCGACCCCTGCGGGACGCATTCTGCAAAAACACGGGGTCACACGAGATGCCGTGTTGAAAGCCCTGACGACGGTTCGAGGGCACCAGCGCGTGACATCAGCGGCTCCGGAATCCACCTATGAAGCACTGCAAAAATACGGTCGAGACCTGGTGCAGGAAGCCCGAAGCGGGAAATTGGATCCTGTTATCGGTCGAGACAGTGAGATTCGGCGTGTCATTCGCATCCTCAGTCGAAAAACCAAGAACAATCCCGTGCTCATCGGGGAACCCGGTGTTGGGAAAACGGCCATCGTGGAAGGGCTGGCTCACCGAATCGTGCGAGGCGATGTTCCGGAAGGACTCAAAGACAAAACCATTTACGCTCTAGACTTGGGGGCGTTGGTGGCCGGAGCCAAGTATCGCGGGGAGTTTGAAGAACGTCTCAAGGCCGTGCTTCAAGAAATCAAGGAATCCGAAGGCCGCATTTTGCTTTTTATCGACGAACTGCATAACATTGTCGGGGCCGGTAAGGCGGAAGGTGCCATGGATGCCGGCAATATGCTTAAACCCATGCTGGCTCGCGGGGAACTTCACTGCATCGGCGCCACCACCCTGGATGAATACCGCAAGTACATCGAAAAGGATGCCGCCTTGGAACGTCGTTTTCAGCCGGTGCTGGTGGATCAACCGTCCGTGGAAGACACTATTTCCATTCTTCGAGGTCTCAAGGAACGTTTTGAAGTTCATCACGGTGTAAAAATTCAGGACAGTGCTCTGGTAGCTGCAGCTGTGTTGTCCAACCGTTACATTTCCGACAGGTTTCTTCCCGACAAGGCCATTGACCTGGTGGATGAAGCCTGTGCCATGATTCGAACGGAAATCGATTCCATGCCGGCGGAACTGGATGAAGTGACTCGACGCGTGATGCAGCTGGAAATCGAGGAGGCCGCTCTGAAAAAGGAAAGGGACAAGGCCAGCCAGGAACGCCTGGAAAACCTTCGCAAGGAATTGTCTGAATTGCGGGAAAAAGCCAATGCCATGAGGGCTCAGTGGGAGGCGGAAAAGGAAGCCATCAAGAGAGTCCAGGCGCTTCGAGAAGAAATCGAAAAGGTACGGCATCAGATTGAAATCGCCGAGCGACAGTACGATCTGAATCGAGCGGCGGAATTGAAACATGGTCGCTTGCCTGAATTGGAACGGCAGCTCAGGGCCGAAGAGGAGCGTTTGAGCGCCCAACAAGGCGGCAACCGGCTCCTGCGAGAAGAAGTGACAGAAGAAGAGATTGCGGAGATTGTTTCCCGCTGGACAGGAATTCCGGTCACGCGCCTGGTGGAAGGAGAAAGGGAAAAGCTGCTGAAACTGGACGAGATCCTTCACCGCAGAGTGGTTGGTCAGGATGAAGCGGTGCAGCTGGTGGCCGATGCGGTTCTTCGAGCCCGTTCCGGGATCAAGGACCCTCGACGTCCCATCGGATCCTTTATTTTTCTGGGTCCTACTGGTGTGGGCAAAACCGAATTGGCCAAGACTTTGGCGGAAGCCCTCTTCGATTCCGAAGACAATCTGGTACGCATCGACATGAGTGAATACATGGAAAAGCATACGGTGTCCCGCCTCATCGGAGCGCCTCCGGGCTATGTGGGTTATGAAGAGGGAGGCCAATTGACGGAAGCTGTGCGCCGCAAGCCCTACAGCGTGATCCTTTTCGACGAAATCGAAAAGGCGCACCACGATGTCTTCAACGTGCTTCTCCAGATCCTCGACGATGGTCGTCTCACGGACGCTCAAGGCCGCACGGTGGATTTCAAGAACACGGTTATCATTATGACCAGCAATATCGGATCCCAATATCTTTTGGATGGTGTAACCGAGTATGGAGAAATTAGAGAACACGCTCGTGAAAAAGTGATGGCGGACCTAAGACGCCACTTCCGGCCTGAGTTCTTGAACCGTGTGGATGATATCGTTCTTTTTAAGCCCCTGACCTTGGAAGAGGTGAAAAAGATCGTGAGTCTGCTCACTCGGGATTTAGAGCGACGCCTTAAAGATCGTCGCATTCGTTTGGAAATGAGCGAAGAGGCTCGTGAATGGCTGGCGCGTACCGGATACGATCCGGTCTACGGTGCTCGACCGCTCAAAAGGCTTCTACAGAGGGAACTGGAAACCCGAATCGGTCGAGCTCTTATCGCCGGGGATATTCTGGAAGGGGCAACAATTCACGTGGGTGTTAAAGACGGTCGTTTAGCCGTCTCCCATGTGAATCCGATGAATGCCGACGCCGCTTAA